ACTCTTTATAGTCCCGGATTATGTGATCCCAATCTTCTGATGTTCTTCTTTTCATTTTCCACTCCTTTAGAATAGAAAATGCATAGAAATCTCAGTTACTGGTAGATGGGGCTTTATTAGCGGTTACCAATATACTGGGATATATATCATGGTGCAGTAGAATGGTAACCAATGGCTAGCAAACGCTTATTTACCATTGAGTTTGAAACAATGAGAAGTATAAGCCAATTTTAGTAACACTATTTTATTGTAAATGGGGCAAGTTGTTCAGGGTCTTATTTGAGCCTTACATTTCCCATTAGCAATGTCGGTAATCACCAAACCAAATGTTTCTAGGGGTTGGGTTGTTGATTCCTATATAATTCTGACGAACTTTTATAGATTGTTCTAACTCACGAATTATTTTAATAACTGTCCAGAGGAGCAGCCACAATTAAACGGTTATCTTATTTGCATAAATATAAGCTTCAGAAAGGATGTGAGACTGTGAGAGATTAATGTGTAACTCTACAGGTATTACAATAACTGAACTTCAGAGATCGAGTATAATTCTATTTGGTCTAATAGAACGGAGAATGTATAGATTGAACTGCCTACCATTCGACTATATAGCTCTTGAGTGAAGAGCTTGTAATTAGGTAAGGGATTAAGTAAAAGAAAGAGGACTATCTTATTTCATACCTTGCAGGACTGTCTTATGATTAGCTCGGTCGGCAGAATCACCTCATTAGTAACAGCGGGATTCTTATCAATCATCATCAGCAGATTATGCATAGCAGTCATCCCAATCTCATACATGGGCTGTCTAACAGTTGTGAGAGATGGCCATAGGTATTCTGCAAAGAAAGCATCATCAAATCCAGCAACAGAGACCTCTTCGGGGACTTTAATCCCCTGTTCATTCAAAAAATAAAGAACACCAATAGCACTTCTATCGTTAGCTGCAAAAACAGCATCAAAATCTTTTCCCCCTAAATACTCCACTGCAATCTGATACCCATTTTCCTTAGAGAAGTCTCCTTCTACTTCAACAAGATTATTCATGTCGAAGCCATATTCGGAGAGCCCCATCTCAAAACCGTATTTTCTATCATTTGAGTCAATATTATCACTGCTGCCGGAAATGAACAGAATTTTCTTAAAATTATTTTCAGCAAAAAGATGCGCCAGTTTTCTCGCCCCGCCAACATTATCAACTACAACAGATGGAGACTTACTATCATGAAAAGGTTTACCTATAAATATTACCGGTAAATCATTTTCCCGTATTTTCTTCATTAGATCATCAAACTTTTCAAAGGATCTTGAATGTCTGATGATAAACCCATCAACCATATTAGAAGAAATTAGGTCTTCGGCAAGATTCATTTTAGAAATAGATTTTACGATTGTATGATAGTAGGCATCCTGGGAAACATCTGAGACCCCTCTCAATAAGTCCGTGTAATAATGAGCAATATCATCAGGAAGTAATACAGCTACCGCATTCTTCCTGCCGCTGGAAAGAGCTCGCGCTACCATATTGGGTTTGTATCCGAGCTTTTCCATTGATTCCCTGATTTTTTTTACTGTTTGAGGTTTTACACAGTTCTCGTCATTGATCACTCGAGAAACAGTTGCTCTGGAAAAACCTGAATCATCTGCGACATCTTCCAACCTAACCATTAGTACTCCCTATAAATTATCATTATCTCCACAATCATGATCGCGCTCTCATGAAAACTCTATCACTTACTGATTCAGCCGTCAATGCATTTTCATGTAACAGATATGCATTTAAAAAATATTTATATAAGAATATTGATCCAAAGAGAATATCTATAATAACAATGAATAAATTCTTATAAAGTCATTTAAAACTGTGAATTGTGCTCTTACAAAGTGGCGAAGCTCAATACTCCCTTTGCCAATGATCTGGATCGTACTATGAGATTAAATATAAACAAGAACTCAAATAAATACTGTGGGATTAGTATGATACTTCTCAGCCAGTTTTCTAATGTGTCTCAGGTTAAACTCTCTCTTCCCGGAGAGAAGATCACTGATAACAGACTGTTGTGCTACATCAGTGAGATCAGATTGTTTGTGACCATGCTCTTCCATAAAGAAAGCCAGCATTCGGGCAGGGGTAGATTCTCCAATTGGATAGTGTAGCTCTTCATAGCCCTCAATAAGTTTAGATATGTAATCCACCATAAGGGTAAATTCCTGCTGTCCTGCGTTAACCATATCCATAAGACGTTCAACCTGCTTCAGTCTTTCTTCATAATCTAATTCACTACGAATTTGAAGTGCAGTGAGGAAAGCATTAAACTCTTCTTCTTTTGGCAATGCATAACTCATTTTCGACTCATCTTCTCTACATATTTTTTCGAATACTCCGCATGGGTCAGTACTTCAACAACAACGACTGCATCTCGATCAAGGATATATAAGTGTTCTTCTTCATTACACGGTGCCAATCCTCTAAACCCTCTCGACTCTGAGGATGAACTGACAAGGACTCCACTAACCGTTTTTTTGATTTCACTGTCATAAAATAATTATTGTATTTAGCTATTTTTTATTCAATGTGAATATCACTTTTTGCGATATTATTTAGTCAATTTGAATCAATGATTTAATCTTACATTCAATAGAATCTATGAATATTGCTTATTAAATTGATGTGCTGTCATATTTGCCATCACGATCGGTATGTACTTGGAGAAACACCGGTAACTTGTTTAAATACCTTACTGAAATAATACATATCGCAGAATCCCAGCATTTCGGCTATTTCAGAGATAGAATAACTTGTAGCCATCAAATGCTGTTTTGCCTTGTCTATCTTTATTCTGTTTACCAGCTGAATGGGAGTAAAGCCCGTATACTTCCTGATTCTCCTGATGCACTGATTTGGTGAACAATGAAGAGCTTCCGCAACCTCCTGTATCGTATACTTAGAACCGGGATTCTTACGGACCTGATATACGAAGTTGTTTAACCGGGCATCGCTGTAATCGGGAAGACCGAAGTTCTTATGGGCAGAAAGTTTGAACTCACACAGAGCAGCTCTGATCATTATCATCGATTCTTCAGAGAAAGTATCTCCCATGTTATGCAAATCAACAAGCCGGCGCATAAGTGATTTCAGTAGTGCATAATCCTCCAAGAACACATATTCCGGGAGTTCATCGATCCTTTCATTGACAGAGATATTGATGCCGTAAACGCTTAAAGGATACAGAGGATTCTGGGTCACCATGTAATTGTCCTGCATCCTGAACAGCATACAGACTCCCGGTTCAAGCCCATAGCTTATGTTCTCTTTCTGAACCTCTCCCCTCCCCTTTATAACCAGCCAGAGATGGAGCCCCGACCAATTATTGTTTTCAGGAATCCAGTACCACTCTGGTGGACATTCATAGTAGTGAGCAAAATCTATATTTATTACACCCAAGTCACCCATGGTGTTATATTACATATAAATGCTATTTATGTCCATTTTAAAGCATAGCCAAGGTGATATAATACATACATAAAATAGTATGGGAGGCAGATATGCAGTCAAGGGAAAGAATAGTCAACTCTCTAAAGGGTAAGGAGGTAGACCGCATACCCTGGTCTCCCTTTCTGGCATATTTTTGGGAATATCAATCCACTGAAATCCAGCAGAGGGGTCAATTATCCTATCTTGAAGAAATTGGAGCAGATCCCTTTCTAAGAGGAGCCGATCAGGTTCTGCCTGTCAAAATAAAGTACAGGAACTGTGAAATTACTGAGAAGCAGAACGGTAATATTCAAGAAACGACATTCAGAACACCCATCGGTGCATTAAAAATGGTTCATAAATTTTCTCA
The sequence above is a segment of the Oceanispirochaeta sp. M1 genome. Coding sequences within it:
- a CDS encoding LacI family DNA-binding transcriptional regulator translates to MVRLEDVADDSGFSRATVSRVINDENCVKPQTVKKIRESMEKLGYKPNMVARALSSGRKNAVAVLLPDDIAHYYTDLLRGVSDVSQDAYYHTIVKSISKMNLAEDLISSNMVDGFIIRHSRSFEKFDDLMKKIRENDLPVIFIGKPFHDSKSPSVVVDNVGGARKLAHLFAENNFKKILFISGSSDNIDSNDRKYGFEMGLSEYGFDMNNLVEVEGDFSKENGYQIAVEYLGGKDFDAVFAANDRSAIGVLYFLNEQGIKVPEEVSVAGFDDAFFAEYLWPSLTTVRQPMYEIGMTAMHNLLMMIDKNPAVTNEVILPTELIIRQSCKV
- a CDS encoding type II toxin-antitoxin system HigA family antitoxin encodes the protein MSYALPKEEEFNAFLTALQIRSELDYEERLKQVERLMDMVNAGQQEFTLMVDYISKLIEGYEELHYPIGESTPARMLAFFMEEHGHKQSDLTDVAQQSVISDLLSGKREFNLRHIRKLAEKYHTNPTVFI
- a CDS encoding AraC family transcriptional regulator, which gives rise to MGDLGVINIDFAHYYECPPEWYWIPENNNWSGLHLWLVIKGRGEVQKENISYGLEPGVCMLFRMQDNYMVTQNPLYPLSVYGINISVNERIDELPEYVFLEDYALLKSLMRRLVDLHNMGDTFSEESMIMIRAALCEFKLSAHKNFGLPDYSDARLNNFVYQVRKNPGSKYTIQEVAEALHCSPNQCIRRIRKYTGFTPIQLVNRIKIDKAKQHLMATSYSISEIAEMLGFCDMYYFSKVFKQVTGVSPSTYRS